A stretch of the Panicum virgatum strain AP13 chromosome 9N, P.virgatum_v5, whole genome shotgun sequence genome encodes the following:
- the LOC120689099 gene encoding cytochrome P450 76M5-like codes for MAFFLPCLAVLVLAVLSSYVTQLITDAHRHLPPGPWPLRLGEAAIQELYDYVREAMALVMTPNVSDLFPAVAGADLQGVRRRMAALVAHIYQLIDLQIEGRMRAREFGRGDGSSKDMLDAMLDMSEKDDNGGVTITLC; via the coding sequence ATGGCCTTCTTCCTCCCGTGCTTGGCCGTGCTTGTGCTCGCTGTTCTCTCCTCCTACGTCACTCAACTCATCACCGACGCTCATCGGCATCTTCCACCGGGGCCGTGGCCACTACGCCTCGGCGAGGCCGCGATACAGGAGCTTTACGACTACGTGCGGGAAGCGATGGCGCTGGTGATGACGCCGAACGTCTCCGACCTGTTTCCGGCCGTAGCGGGAGCCGACCTCCAGGGCGTCCGGCGCAGGATGGCGGCACTGGTGGCGCATATTTACCAGCTCATTGACCTACAGATCGAGGGCCGGATGCGAGCGCGTGAATTTGGCCGAGGCGATGGGAGCAGCAAGGACATGTTAGATGCGATGCTTGACATGTCGGAGAAAGATGACAACGGCGGCGTCACCATCACCCTTTGCTGA